The region GCCACCGCCACCGGATTAATCACGATAACGCCCTGTGCAATCAGGGTGACGATCGCCGCCACGCCGATGGCCAATGCGATTAACCAGGCCCCGACGCCGTTTTTCTTGGCGACCGGGCTGTTCCAGGTGGAATCGAGACCGACTTCACTGTCATAGCGCTTCATGGCCGGAACGGCAAATACCCGGAAGATCACCAGCGCCACCAACATCCCGATACCGCCGATGCCGAAGCCCCAGTGCCAGCCGTGAGAGCGGATCAGCCAGCCAGAGATCAGCGGGGCGATGAATGAACCCATGTTGATGCCCATATAGAACAGCGAGAAACCACCGTCACGACGGTTGTCGCCCTTCTTGTACAAGGTGCCGACCATTACCGAGATACAGGTTTTGAACAGGCCGGAACCCAGTACGATAAACATCAGGCCGATGAAGAACAGGTTGTTGCCCATGATGGCGGACAACGCGATCGACAGGTGGCCGAGTGCGATCAGAATGGAGCCGTACCACACCGCTTTTTGTTGACCGAGCCAGTTATCCGCCAGCCAACCGCCCGGCAAGGCGGCCAGATACATGCTGCCGGCGAAAATACCGACGATCGCCGAGGCGTTTTCACGTGCCAGGCCCATGCCGCCGTCGTAGACCGTGGCGGCCATAAACAGAATCAGTAATGGGCGAATGCCGTAAAACGAAAACCGCTCCCACATTTCGGTAAAGAACAGGGATCCCAGCGGATAAGGATGGCCGAAGAAGGTCCGGCTTTCTTGGTTATTAACAGAGGATTGCATAACGTCTTCCCAATAAAATGCGCCGCATCGATGCGGCTTATACTGTGGTATGTATGTGTATTTAAGGAAGGTGATCCACCCAATGCGGATTACCCGACAAAACCGCAGCCGAAACGCCCGTTAACCGTGGACAGCGCGTCGGCCTTTTTTCACTTGGCCAATGATTTACATTGGGCGTGATATTATTTAACCATTTGATAACTGGATGGTGGTTTTGTCTAGTCCCTGTATCCCATTTTTTAGATGAAAAGTCGACAAACATCTACTTTCTTGGTTTTTATGTTGGTTTGATCGGGAATGTTATTGACAGCGGTTTTATTGCGCAAAAATTTAATTACTGTTTTTAAAACAGGGTATTACATTAAGAATTTTCTGGTTGGCGTAGAAAAAGAAGCCGTGAAGGGTACCAGTACTGAAAGTAAGGTAAACGGGCCGCAGACCCATTTAAGTGAAGCAGTGGGTGATAAATGAGGTTATTGCTCTTCCTGCAAGGTATCTTCCCTCAGGCGCGCCGGCCGGCGTTGCAAACACCACCAGGAATATGCGGCGTTAAACAGCACCACCAGGGCGGTGACACAGAAGACTGCCCGGAAGCCGTAGCCGGCGGAGACCGCAGCCCCCAACAGCGGACCGCTGACGTTACCCACGTCGCGGAACGACTGGTTATAACTGAAGATCCGCCCGGCGACCTGATTGGTGCAGTTGTAGATCAGCAACGTTTGTACGGCCGGCAACAGCGCGCCGTCGGCGGCGCCGAGCAGGAAGCGCAATACGCCGAGCTGCCACGGCGTTTGTACAAAAGCCATGGGGATCAGCAACAGCACAGAGACAATCAGCATAAATACCAGAATGCGCTCAGGACCAATCCTGTCCCCCAGTTTACCCAGCCGTGGCGCACTCATCAGCGCGGCAACGCCGGGCACCGAGGCGATCAGACCGCTGATAAAAGCCAGATTATGGATGTTGCCGGCCAAATCGCGCACATACAGCGTTAGAATCGGCGCGATTGACCCTGTGGCAATCTGGATAATCATGGTGGTGACAAACAGGCTGAGTATCAGTTTGGGGTTTTTCAGTGAAGCGAAGACCTGGCGTGCGTGCAGCATGTCTTTTTTCTGCACCGGGGTGAACTGTTCTTTGACGTACAACAGCGTCAGCACAAAGCAGAGTAACAGCACGGCGGCGGTGATGTAGAACACCGGACGCAAGCCATATCGATCGGCCAGCAGACCCCCTATCAGCGGACCAATCAATGCGCCGCTAACGCCGCCGGTGGACAGGGTGCCCAGCGCCCAACCGCTGCGGTTGCGCGGTACCTGAGTGGCAATCAGCGCATTGGCGTTGGGAATAAAGCCGCCGAGCAGGCCAAGTACCGCGCGCAGAGCTAAAAACTGCCAGATATTCTGCGCCATCCCCATCAGAAGCATCACAATCGACATACCCAACGCCGAGCGTAGCAACATCAGCTTGCGCCCACGACGATCGGCCAGCCCGCCCCAGAAGGGGGAGGCGATAGCGGAGAACAGGAAGGTGATGCTGAACACCAGCCCGGACCACATGTTCAGTGCTTCGTGGCCGGTCACGCCGAGCGTTTCTACGTATAACGGCAGGAAGGGCATGATCAGGCTGAAGGCGGCCCCGGTGAGGAAACACCCCAGCCAGGCGACGAAAAGATTGCGTTTCCAGTTTACTGGTTCTGATGCCGAAGCCATAAATTACCCTTGCGGAAGGTGGCGCGCTTTGCTCACGGGCGGAAACAAGGGGGCAGAGCAAAAAAGTTAGCCTGGTAAGTATATGCCTAATTATAGACGGTATCAATTGATGTGGCAGGTCAGCCTAAATAATGAAATAAAGTTTTAAAAATAACGTGTTGCCGGTATTCCGCGCTGGCTGCGCGGAATGGTTTCTGGCTGCATCCTTGTTTGCGGCAACTGGAGGTTTAGCGGGATTTACAGCCCGGCAAGCACGTCAAAACCGTTACCGGTGGTGGAGGGGGTGAAATCGGTAATGTCGTAGTTGGCTACGGCGTTGAACGGATCCTGTGCCACGATGGCGTCCAACTGCGCACGGTCAATGCCTTTCACCAGAATCACACCGCCGGTACGCGGATTTTTACGTCCGGAGGCGATGAAAGTGCCGTCCTGAAAATATTTTTTCAGCCAGGCGACATGTCCCTCGAGATGGCTGTCAACTTCTTCTATCGGGCGATGGTAAGTCAGGCTAACGATATACATAACGGCTCCAGGGTGAAAATACTGAGTACGATCAGGATGATTACCCTCTCACCATTATCCTCGTTTCTCAATACCCAGAGCACGAAATGACCCGCCATAAGGCGGGTTGTGGTCAATATAACGAGGGCTCGCCTTCGGGGCGGGTCTTGAAGCGGCGGTGCAGCCACATGTATTGATCCGGTGCCATCAGGATCTCTTTTTCCACCACTTTATTCATATACGCGGCTGCCACGAACTCATTGTCCAGCGGGAAGTTTTCCACCGCCGGCTGCATAATCAACTCATAACCTTTGCCATCCGGCAGACGACGCGGGGTAAAGGGAATGATCGCCGGTTTGCCCGTCCGCACCAGTATGTAGCTGCCGGTGGTGGTCGCTGCTTTCTCCACGGCAAACAGCGGGGCAAATACGCTGCTGCGCGGGCCGTAGTCGTGATCCGGCGCATACCAGATGATGTCACCCTGTTTCAGCGCGCGGATCATGCCCTTCACGTCTTTACGGTCCAGCATGGACTTGTTGGAACGCATGCGGCCCCAGGTCTGCAGCCAGTCCATCAGCTTGTTGTCGTGTGGGCGGTAAACGCCGATACCCGGGTTATGAATGCCAAAGATACGTGCGCCCAGTTCCAGCGTAAGGAAATGCAAACCGATCAGCAAAACGCCCTGATGGTTGTCGCGCGCCTTTTGAATGTGCTCCAGCCCGCTGACGTGGAACCAGCGCTCGATACGCCAGTTTGGCCAAAACCAGGCCATACCGGTTTCAAACAGCCCCATGCCTACGGACTCAAAATTTTGCACCAGTAGCGCTTCGCGTTCGGCCTGCGGCATATCCGGGAAACACAGCGTCAGGTTACGCCGGGCAATCGCCACGCGGTGCTTGAGAAAACGCATGGAAAAACGGCCCAGCGAGGTCCCGAGGCGATAGATAATCGGGTAAGGCAGTAATACCAGCAAATAAAGCAGGCCAATACCGAACCAGGTAAGCCAGTAACGCGGGTGCAATAAAGTGCGATTAAAAGAAGGAACTTGAGTCATGTGTTCTCAGCTTAGAAGCAGTCATTCAACAATAATAACAGAGTAATAGCAGGGTTTATCCTTCAGACGGAGATTTTATTCGCCCTGCTTTTTCTGTCGCTTATAACCACTATTGTGACATTTTTCTCGCGCAACGTGAAAAGGCACCGCATTAATACATAATTTTAAGTGATAGTTGTACTGGATATGATTATTAATTAGGCTGAATCGCCCTAAAGGATAAGGCCTGCCCACAAGAGATGCGTATTATGACCGCGCAATTATACAAAGGGGACGTGGGGAAGTTATGTGGGCATCATGGTTAAGTGCCGGGTTGCTGATCCTTGGGGCATTATTGGGCAGTCTGGGCGCGCATCTGCAGTTTAATCCTCTGCTGGCAGTTGCGGGTATTGCGCTGTCGGCGGGGATGGTGATTTCCGGTTTTACCGAATGTCGGCCTGGGCGCTG is a window of Serratia plymuthica DNA encoding:
- a CDS encoding histidine kinase; its protein translation is MWASWLSAGLLILGALLGSLGAHLQFNPLLAVAGIALSAGMVISGFTECRPGR
- the mdtG gene encoding multidrug efflux MFS transporter MdtG — encoded protein: MASASEPVNWKRNLFVAWLGCFLTGAAFSLIMPFLPLYVETLGVTGHEALNMWSGLVFSITFLFSAIASPFWGGLADRRGRKLMLLRSALGMSIVMLLMGMAQNIWQFLALRAVLGLLGGFIPNANALIATQVPRNRSGWALGTLSTGGVSGALIGPLIGGLLADRYGLRPVFYITAAVLLLCFVLTLLYVKEQFTPVQKKDMLHARQVFASLKNPKLILSLFVTTMIIQIATGSIAPILTLYVRDLAGNIHNLAFISGLIASVPGVAALMSAPRLGKLGDRIGPERILVFMLIVSVLLLIPMAFVQTPWQLGVLRFLLGAADGALLPAVQTLLIYNCTNQVAGRIFSYNQSFRDVGNVSGPLLGAAVSAGYGFRAVFCVTALVVLFNAAYSWWCLQRRPARLREDTLQEEQ
- a CDS encoding peptide MFS transporter; this encodes MQSSVNNQESRTFFGHPYPLGSLFFTEMWERFSFYGIRPLLILFMAATVYDGGMGLARENASAIVGIFAGSMYLAALPGGWLADNWLGQQKAVWYGSILIALGHLSIALSAIMGNNLFFIGLMFIVLGSGLFKTCISVMVGTLYKKGDNRRDGGFSLFYMGINMGSFIAPLISGWLIRSHGWHWGFGIGGIGMLVALVIFRVFAVPAMKRYDSEVGLDSTWNSPVAKKNGVGAWLIALAIGVAAIVTLIAQGVIVINPVAVASMLVYVIAASVTLYFIYLFAFAGLSRKERARLLVCFILLVSAAFFWSAFEQKPTSFNLFANDYTNRMIGGFEIPAVWFQSINALFIILLAPVFSWAWPALARNKVRLSSITKFVIGILFAAAGFGMMMLAAQNVLGNGGAGVSPLWLVGSILMLTLGELCLSPIGLATMTLLAPERMRGQMMGLWFCASALGNLAAGLIGGHVKADQLEMLPNLFARCSIALLICAAVLTLLIVPIRRMMENTQGKSEQKPATNA
- a CDS encoding Kdo(2)-lipid IV(A) acyltransferase, with the translated sequence MTQVPSFNRTLLHPRYWLTWFGIGLLYLLVLLPYPIIYRLGTSLGRFSMRFLKHRVAIARRNLTLCFPDMPQAEREALLVQNFESVGMGLFETGMAWFWPNWRIERWFHVSGLEHIQKARDNHQGVLLIGLHFLTLELGARIFGIHNPGIGVYRPHDNKLMDWLQTWGRMRSNKSMLDRKDVKGMIRALKQGDIIWYAPDHDYGPRSSVFAPLFAVEKAATTTGSYILVRTGKPAIIPFTPRRLPDGKGYELIMQPAVENFPLDNEFVAAAYMNKVVEKEILMAPDQYMWLHRRFKTRPEGEPSLY
- a CDS encoding YciI family protein: MYIVSLTYHRPIEEVDSHLEGHVAWLKKYFQDGTFIASGRKNPRTGGVILVKGIDRAQLDAIVAQDPFNAVANYDITDFTPSTTGNGFDVLAGL